The following are from one region of the Myxocyprinus asiaticus isolate MX2 ecotype Aquarium Trade chromosome 2, UBuf_Myxa_2, whole genome shotgun sequence genome:
- the LOC127451827 gene encoding histamine H3 receptor-like, with translation MHNCLLTEEISSNTMQSSLFSVAHSPGIPTAVSLMWKSGNPQSSNWTVPERENETTVGDLDTFGDRRAQYGQFSPSTSIFLTVLMTLLVFATVLGNALVILAFVVEKSLRTQGNFFFLNLAIADFLVGGLCIPMYIPYVLTGEWRLGRGLCKLWLVVDYMLCTASVFNIVLISFDRFQSVTKAVSYHCQKGINREAVLKMLYVWLAAFLLYGPAIISWEHIAGGSIVPDGECYAEFYFNWYFLMTASAVEFFTPFISVTYFNLSIYINIRNRCAVREEQPSYIRLRSFKMRPLGAGDVQRVFFVRPVEESGVGELPSRSRCCRLASTAKVSATEFGNGRQTKRRDSTIADLPPLQVGDRLLTSTEAQFHYVDHSSGSHRHRPDMVASLASRFRLSRDKKVAKSLAVIVCVFGLCWAPYTLLMIIRAACHGQCVQHYLYEISFWLLWINSSINPVLYPLCHSSFKRAFSKLLCPTKTKIQPQNMDQKY, from the exons ATGCATAATTGTTTGTTGACGGAGGAGATCAGCAGCAACACCATGCAGTCCTCTTTATTTTCCGTCGCACACTCTCCAGGGATACCTACAGCCGTTTCATTAATGTGGAAATCAGGAAATCCGCAGTCGTCCAACTGGACCGTGCcggagagagaaaatgagacgACTGTGGGTGACCTGGACACATTTGGGGACCGGCGCGCACAGTATGGCCAGTTTTCTCCGTCCACCTCTATATTCCTGACTGTGCTCATGACGCTGCTGGTGTTCGCAACGGTTCTCGGGAACGCGCTTGTCATTTTAGCTTTTGTGGTTGAGAAAAGTTTACGCACACAAGgcaactttttctttttaaatttggCCATAGCTGACTTTCTTGTCG GTGGGTTATGTATCCCCATGTATATCCCATATGTCCTGACGGGTGAGTGGAGACTGGGCAGAGGTCTGTGTAAACTGTGGCTGGTGGTGGATTATATGTTGTGCACCGCCTCAGTGTTCAACATCGTGCTCATCAGTTTCGACAGGTTTCAATCGGTCACTAAAGCG GTGAGTTACCATTGCCAAAAAGGGATCAATAGGGAGGCTGTTTTGAAGATGCTTTACGTGTGGCTGGCAGCTTTTCTTCTTTATGGTCCAGCTATTATCAGTTGGGAACACATCGCTGGAGGAAGCATAGTGCCAGATGGAGAGTGCTATGCCGAGTTCTACTTCAACTGGTATTTTCTTATGACTGCCTCTGCTGTAGAGTTCTTCACACCTTTTATAAGTGTCACATATTTCAATCTCAGCATTTACATAAACATACGCAACAGATGTGCTGTGAGGGAAGAACAGCCGTCTTATATTCGACTCAGGAGTTTTAAGATGAGGCCGCTTGGTGCTGGTGATGTGCAGCGTGTGTTTTTTGTAAGGCCTGTCGAGGAAAGTGGGGTTGGAGAGTTACCCTCCAGGTCTCGGTGTTGCCGGTTAGCTTCGACAGCAAAGGTGTCCGCCACCGAGTTTGGCAATGGCAGACAGACAAAACGAAGAGACAGCACAATTGCAGACCTGCCTCCTCTGCAGGTTGGAGACAGGCTCCTGACATCTACCGAGGCGCAGTTTCATTACGTGGATCACTCGTCCGGATCACATAGACACCGTCCAGATATGGTTGCCAGTCTGGCCAGCCGCTTTCGCCTATCTAGAGATAAAAAAGTTGCAAAGTCTCTAGCTGTGATAGTTTGTGTATTTGGGCTTTGTTGGGCACCCTACACCCTATTGATGATCATTCGGGCAGCATGTCATGGTCAGTGTGTCCAGCACTACCTTTATGAGATCTCGTTTTGGCTGCTGTGGATAAATTCATCTATCAATCCAGTCTTGTATCCTCTGTGTCACAGCAGCTTTAAAAGAGCCTTCAGCAAACTACTGTGTCCaaccaagacaaaaatacaacCTCAGAACATGGACCAGAAGTACTAG